One segment of Pristis pectinata isolate sPriPec2 chromosome 3, sPriPec2.1.pri, whole genome shotgun sequence DNA contains the following:
- the LOC127567927 gene encoding serotonin N-acetyltransferase-like yields the protein MQTKGEIHTLARGEVAAAWALEVAGYPAEEAASLETLEYRQREAGELFLGNFINGKLIGFICGTRSVVDHLTARSIEVHEPTGTTVCIHSLCVDPVQRRHGIALRLLRHLVETVPRAHPTVRRICLISHQHLLPLYTKAGFTVLGPSSVTYGPDPWYECAIDLS from the exons ATGCAGACGAAGGGAGAGATTCACACCTTGGCGAGAGGCGAAGTGGCCGCCGCCTGGGCCCTGGAAGTGGCCGGCTATCCCGCGGAAGAGGCGGCCAGTTTAGAGACGCTGGAATACAGGCAGAGGGAGGCGGGGGAGTTGTTCCTGG GGAATTTTATCAATGGGAAGCTGATCGGATTTATCTGTGGGACTCGTTCAGTTGTGGACCATCTCACTGCAAGGTCTATTGAAGTCCATGAACCCACGGGGACCACCGTCTGCATTCACTCGTTGTGTGTGGACCCTGTGCAGCGACGCCATGGAATCGCCCTGCGCCTGCTCCGGCACCTTGTGGAGACCGTACCTCGCGCCCATCCCACTGTGAGGAGGATCTGTCTCATCAGCCACCAGCACCTCCTGCCCCTCTACACCAAGGCTGGCTTCACCGTGCTTGGCCCTTCCTCTGTGACTTATGGTCCCGACCCCTGGTACGAATGTGCCATTGACCTAAGCTGA